The following are encoded together in the Paraburkholderia sp. BL10I2N1 genome:
- a CDS encoding LysR family transcriptional regulator: MDRLQAMQVFTRVVDTNSFTRAAETLDMPRASVTTIIQNLEAFLGVRLMHRTTRRLSLTPDGAAYYERCVRILADVEETEASFQLGNRKPHGKLRIDMPGSIGRLLVIPSLCEFHTRYPDIDLQLGLTDRPVDLLQEGVDCVVRVGALQDSSLVARRIGLFEAVSCAAPEYLEKHGTPKTIEDLENHRAVNYFSSRTGRVIDWAFKVDDKEIEVKMKGLISVNDADAYLTCGVEGFGLIQPPVFMALPLLRSGQLVEVLPDLRPLPMPISVVYPHSRHLSSKVRAFVDWIAEVFDRCPLLSGRGSLDKTCTKRTFEERESAPALDTPVDSEWVA; this comes from the coding sequence ATGGATCGGCTTCAGGCCATGCAGGTGTTCACACGGGTTGTCGATACCAACAGCTTCACGCGCGCGGCGGAAACGCTCGACATGCCGCGGGCGTCCGTCACCACGATCATCCAGAATCTCGAAGCGTTTCTCGGCGTGCGGCTCATGCACCGCACGACGCGGCGTCTGTCGCTCACACCCGACGGCGCGGCGTATTACGAGCGTTGCGTGCGCATCCTCGCGGATGTCGAGGAAACCGAGGCCAGCTTCCAGCTCGGCAACCGGAAGCCGCACGGTAAGCTGCGCATCGACATGCCCGGCTCGATCGGACGGCTGCTCGTCATTCCGTCCCTGTGCGAATTCCACACGCGCTATCCGGACATCGATCTGCAACTCGGCTTGACTGACCGGCCAGTCGACCTGCTGCAGGAAGGGGTCGACTGCGTGGTGCGGGTTGGCGCGCTACAGGATTCGTCGCTGGTCGCGCGACGCATCGGATTGTTCGAGGCCGTGTCGTGCGCGGCACCGGAGTATCTGGAGAAACACGGCACCCCGAAGACGATCGAAGACCTCGAGAATCACCGGGCCGTGAATTATTTCTCGAGCCGCACCGGCCGCGTCATCGACTGGGCGTTCAAGGTCGACGACAAGGAAATCGAGGTGAAGATGAAGGGCCTCATCTCGGTGAACGATGCGGATGCCTACTTGACGTGCGGCGTCGAGGGTTTCGGCTTGATCCAGCCGCCGGTTTTCATGGCGCTGCCGCTTCTTCGGTCAGGCCAGCTGGTTGAAGTGTTGCCCGACCTGAGGCCGCTACCGATGCCCATTTCGGTGGTCTATCCGCATAGCCGGCATCTGTCGTCGAAGGTGCGGGCGTTTGTCGACTGGATCGCGGAAGTATTCGATCGCTGCCCGCTTCTGAGCGGCCGGGGCAGCCTCGACAAGACCTGCACGAAGCGCACTTTCGAAGAGCGCGAATCCGCGCCTGCGCTCGATACGCCGGTCGACTCCGAGTGGGTCGCCTGA
- a CDS encoding alpha/beta hydrolase, translated as MDAFKPSYPFIAADGAPAQAVATLAVSDVEIEGYAQDITLRLYRRPNKTALPVLLYFHGGGFVRGSVDEADPAARYFAEHLPALVVSVGYSLAPQFPFPAAPEDAHRAALWVQTRARAFGGNTKRIGVAGHDAGGQLANCLAFIARDRADVRIDAQALFGPMLDPSLTRLGDEKRLGSDITASECAACYRAYLPKASQRIHPYAAPLESARLAGLPATLIITAQNDVLHVEAEKYASSLIDAGVPTQVVRYPSVSHSALAGHTAALEEAVRFFQSRFAARTQR; from the coding sequence ATGGATGCTTTCAAGCCGTCATACCCCTTCATCGCCGCCGATGGCGCGCCCGCACAGGCTGTGGCGACGCTTGCCGTGTCGGATGTGGAGATTGAAGGATATGCGCAGGACATCACGCTGCGCCTCTATCGACGGCCGAATAAAACCGCACTGCCGGTACTGCTTTATTTCCACGGCGGCGGTTTCGTGCGCGGTTCGGTCGACGAAGCCGATCCGGCCGCGCGTTATTTTGCAGAACACTTACCGGCGCTCGTCGTGTCGGTCGGCTATTCGCTCGCGCCGCAGTTTCCGTTTCCGGCCGCGCCGGAAGACGCGCATCGCGCCGCGCTCTGGGTTCAGACGCGGGCGCGGGCCTTCGGTGGCAACACGAAGCGGATCGGTGTCGCCGGCCATGATGCGGGCGGCCAGCTCGCGAACTGTCTGGCGTTCATCGCCCGCGATCGCGCCGACGTGCGGATCGACGCGCAGGCGCTCTTCGGCCCGATGCTCGACCCAAGCCTGACAAGGCTCGGCGACGAGAAACGTCTCGGCTCGGACATTACTGCAAGCGAGTGCGCGGCCTGCTATCGCGCGTACCTGCCGAAGGCCTCGCAACGGATACACCCGTACGCCGCACCGCTGGAATCGGCGCGGCTCGCGGGTCTGCCGGCGACGCTCATCATCACCGCGCAAAACGATGTGCTGCACGTCGAGGCGGAGAAATATGCCAGCAGCCTGATCGATGCCGGCGTGCCGACGCAGGTCGTCCGCTATCCGAGCGTGTCGCACTCGGCGCTCGCGGGACACACGGCGGCGCTGGAGGAGGCCGTCCGGTTTTTCCAGTCCCGCTTTGCCGCACGCACTCAACGCTAG
- a CDS encoding efflux RND transporter periplasmic adaptor subunit, which produces MSMFPLSRSRLTIAVVTVIVLAGLGTLGAIRVDARAPAQSAPTVVPEVDVATVIEKTITDWQTYSGRLEAVEKVDIRPQVSGTIVSVNFKDGALVKKGDTLFVIDPRPYAAEVDRADAQLAAAQARMGYTQSDWERAQRLIGDNAIAKRDYDEKQNAAREASANQKAAQAALETAKINLGYTKIVAPVSGRVSRAEFTVGNVVSAGASAAPLTTLVSVSPIYASFDADEQTYLQYIGRAKDGRKVPVDLGLANESGYSRSGWIDSVDNRLDTSSGTIRVRARFDNEDGALVPGLYARIKVGGSAPHPALLIDDAAIGTDQDKKFVFVVDKDNHVAYREVQVGGQQGNLRVVADGLKPGDRIVVNGTQRVRPGAEVRAHMVPMTGDSNPNGAPLAQTQTPARAKAAAKSS; this is translated from the coding sequence ATGTCCATGTTTCCTCTTTCTCGTTCACGTCTAACGATCGCGGTGGTCACCGTCATCGTGCTTGCCGGGCTGGGTACGCTCGGCGCGATCCGGGTGGATGCACGTGCGCCGGCGCAGTCGGCGCCGACTGTCGTGCCTGAAGTGGATGTCGCGACCGTCATCGAAAAGACGATCACCGACTGGCAAACCTATTCGGGCCGGCTCGAAGCGGTGGAGAAGGTCGACATTCGTCCGCAGGTGTCGGGCACGATCGTGTCGGTCAACTTCAAGGACGGCGCGCTGGTGAAGAAGGGCGATACGCTGTTCGTGATCGACCCGCGCCCGTATGCGGCGGAAGTCGATCGCGCCGACGCGCAGCTGGCGGCCGCGCAGGCGCGGATGGGCTACACGCAAAGCGACTGGGAGCGCGCGCAACGCCTGATCGGCGATAACGCGATCGCCAAGCGCGACTACGACGAGAAGCAGAATGCGGCCCGCGAAGCGAGCGCCAACCAGAAGGCCGCGCAGGCGGCGCTGGAAACCGCGAAGATCAACCTCGGCTACACGAAGATCGTAGCGCCGGTGTCGGGCCGCGTATCGCGCGCGGAATTCACGGTGGGCAACGTGGTGTCGGCGGGCGCGAGTGCGGCGCCGTTGACGACGCTCGTGTCCGTGTCGCCGATCTACGCATCGTTCGACGCCGATGAGCAGACGTATCTCCAGTACATCGGCCGCGCCAAGGATGGTCGGAAGGTGCCGGTCGACCTCGGCCTTGCCAACGAAAGCGGCTATTCGCGCAGCGGCTGGATCGACTCGGTGGACAACCGGCTCGACACGTCGTCGGGCACGATCCGCGTGCGGGCGCGCTTCGACAACGAGGACGGCGCGCTCGTGCCGGGTCTCTATGCGCGCATCAAGGTCGGCGGCAGCGCGCCGCATCCGGCGCTTCTGATCGATGACGCGGCTATCGGCACGGACCAGGACAAGAAGTTCGTGTTCGTGGTCGACAAGGACAACCATGTCGCTTATCGCGAAGTGCAGGTCGGTGGTCAACAGGGCAATCTGCGCGTCGTCGCGGACGGTCTGAAACCAGGCGATCGCATTGTCGTCAACGGTACGCAGCGTGTGCGTCCAGGTGCGGAAGTCCGCGCGCACATGGTGCCGATGACCGGCGACAGCAACCCGAACGGCGCACCGCTCGCCCAGACGCAGACGCCGGCGCGCGCGAAAGCAGCAGCGAAGAGCTCGTGA
- a CDS encoding efflux RND transporter permease subunit, translating into MNISKFFIDRPIFAGVLSVLILLAGVISLFQLPISEYPEVVPPSVVVHAQYPGANPKVIAEAVASPLEEQINGVENMLYMQSQANSDGNLTLTVTFKLGTNPDLATQLVQNRVNQALPRLPEDVQRLGVTTIKSSPTLTMVVHLISPNNQYDMTYLRNYALLNVKDRLERIQGVGQVQLWGAGDYAMRVWLDPQKVAQRNLTATEVVNAIREQNIQVAAGQVGASPSVPGTPLQLSVNARGRLTTESEFGDIIVKTAPDGGVTYLRDLGRIELAASEYGLRSLLDNKPAVALAINQAPGANSLAISDEVRKQMKELHEDMPAGVDYKIVYDPTQFVRSSIEAVVHTLLEAIALVVIVVIVFLQTWRASIIPLIAVPVSIVGTFSLLLAFGFSINALSLFGMVLAIGIVVDDAIVVVENVERNIESGLSARDATYKAMQEVSGPIIAIALTLVAVFVPLAFMSGLTGQFYKQFAMTIAISTVISAFNSLTLSPALSAMLLRGHGEKEDWLTRVMNRVLGPFFRGFNKVFHRGSEAYGRGVKGVLGRKGAMLVVYAVLLGATAFVSHIVPGGFVPAQDKEYLIAFAQLPNGASLDRTENVIRDMSDIALKQPGVESAVAFPGLSVNGFTNSSSAGIVFVTLKPFAERGSKALSAGAIAGALNQKYGAIKDSFVAVFPPPPVLGLGTLGGFKLQLEDHGALGYAELNKATEAFIKRASAAPELGPTFSSYQINVPQLNVDLDRVKAKQLGVPVTDVFDTMQIYLGSQYVNDFNRFGRVYQVRVQADAPFRQRADDIMQLKTRNAAGEMVPLSSLVTVTPTYGPEMVVRYNGYTAADINGGPAPGYSSGQAQAAAERIAAETLPRGVKFEWTDLTYQQILAGNAGLWVFPISVLLVFLVLAALYESLTLPLAVILIVPMSVLSALTGVWLTQGDNNIFTQIGLMVLVGLASKNAILIVEFARELEHDGHTPLSAAIEASRMRLRPILMTSIAFIMGVVPLVLSSGAGSEMRHAMGIAVFFGMLGVTLFGLMLTPVFYVVLRTLAGGTIHVAQKDAPHYTGGGMPAADA; encoded by the coding sequence ATGAACATATCAAAGTTTTTCATCGACCGGCCCATCTTCGCGGGTGTGCTATCGGTCCTGATCCTGCTGGCGGGCGTGATCTCGCTCTTCCAGTTGCCGATCTCCGAATACCCGGAAGTCGTGCCGCCATCGGTCGTCGTGCACGCGCAGTATCCGGGCGCCAATCCGAAGGTGATCGCAGAAGCAGTGGCTTCGCCGCTCGAAGAGCAGATCAACGGCGTCGAAAACATGCTGTACATGCAGTCGCAGGCCAATAGCGACGGCAATCTGACGCTGACGGTCACGTTCAAGCTTGGCACCAATCCCGACCTCGCGACGCAACTGGTGCAGAACCGCGTGAACCAGGCGCTGCCGCGCCTGCCGGAAGACGTGCAGCGTCTTGGCGTGACCACGATCAAGAGTTCGCCGACGCTGACGATGGTGGTCCACCTGATCTCGCCGAACAACCAGTACGACATGACGTACCTGCGCAACTACGCGCTCCTGAACGTGAAGGACCGTCTCGAGCGGATCCAGGGCGTGGGCCAGGTGCAGCTGTGGGGTGCGGGTGACTATGCGATGCGCGTGTGGCTCGATCCGCAAAAGGTGGCGCAGCGCAACCTGACCGCGACCGAGGTCGTCAACGCGATCCGCGAGCAGAACATCCAGGTTGCGGCCGGCCAGGTCGGCGCCTCGCCTTCCGTGCCGGGCACGCCGCTGCAGTTGTCGGTGAATGCGCGCGGGCGTCTGACGACCGAAAGCGAATTCGGCGACATCATCGTCAAGACCGCGCCGGATGGCGGCGTCACGTACCTGCGCGACCTTGGACGCATCGAGCTTGCCGCTTCGGAATACGGACTGCGTTCGCTGCTCGACAACAAGCCGGCGGTCGCGCTCGCGATCAACCAGGCTCCGGGAGCGAACTCGCTCGCGATCTCCGACGAAGTCCGCAAGCAGATGAAGGAACTGCATGAGGACATGCCGGCGGGCGTCGACTACAAGATCGTTTATGACCCGACGCAGTTCGTGCGCTCGAGTATCGAGGCGGTGGTGCATACGCTGCTCGAAGCGATCGCGCTCGTCGTGATCGTGGTGATCGTGTTCCTGCAGACGTGGCGTGCGTCGATCATCCCGCTGATTGCGGTGCCGGTGTCGATTGTCGGGACGTTCTCGCTGCTGCTCGCGTTCGGTTTCTCGATCAACGCGCTGTCGCTGTTCGGAATGGTGCTGGCGATCGGGATCGTGGTCGACGATGCCATTGTGGTCGTCGAAAACGTCGAGCGGAACATCGAAAGCGGGCTCAGTGCGCGCGATGCAACCTACAAGGCGATGCAGGAGGTAAGCGGGCCGATCATCGCGATCGCGCTGACGCTGGTCGCCGTGTTCGTTCCGCTCGCGTTCATGAGCGGTCTCACGGGCCAGTTCTACAAGCAGTTCGCGATGACCATCGCGATCTCGACGGTGATTTCGGCATTCAACTCGCTGACGCTTTCGCCTGCCCTGTCGGCGATGCTGCTGCGCGGCCATGGCGAGAAGGAAGACTGGTTGACGCGTGTGATGAATCGCGTGCTCGGCCCCTTCTTCAGGGGCTTCAACAAGGTGTTCCATCGCGGTTCTGAAGCTTATGGTCGCGGTGTGAAGGGCGTGCTGGGCCGCAAGGGCGCGATGCTCGTGGTCTATGCGGTGCTGCTCGGTGCGACGGCGTTCGTGTCGCACATCGTGCCTGGCGGCTTCGTGCCCGCGCAGGACAAGGAGTATCTGATCGCGTTTGCCCAGTTGCCGAACGGCGCGTCGCTCGATCGCACCGAAAATGTGATCCGCGATATGAGCGACATCGCGCTGAAGCAGCCAGGGGTCGAGAGCGCGGTTGCGTTCCCGGGGCTGTCGGTGAACGGCTTCACGAACAGTTCCAGCGCGGGCATCGTGTTCGTCACGCTCAAGCCGTTCGCTGAGCGCGGCAGCAAGGCACTCTCCGCAGGCGCTATCGCGGGGGCATTGAACCAGAAGTACGGCGCCATCAAGGACTCGTTCGTCGCGGTGTTCCCGCCGCCGCCGGTGCTGGGCCTCGGCACGCTCGGAGGGTTCAAGCTCCAGCTTGAGGATCACGGCGCGCTCGGGTACGCGGAACTGAACAAGGCAACCGAAGCGTTCATCAAACGCGCCTCGGCCGCGCCTGAACTCGGCCCGACCTTCTCGAGCTACCAGATCAACGTGCCGCAACTGAACGTCGACCTGGACCGCGTGAAGGCGAAACAGCTCGGCGTGCCAGTGACGGATGTGTTCGACACGATGCAGATCTATCTCGGCTCGCAGTACGTGAACGACTTCAACCGCTTTGGCCGCGTGTATCAGGTGCGGGTGCAGGCTGACGCGCCGTTCCGTCAACGCGCGGACGACATCATGCAACTGAAGACGCGCAATGCCGCCGGTGAAATGGTGCCGCTGTCGTCGCTCGTCACGGTCACGCCGACGTACGGCCCGGAAATGGTGGTGCGCTACAACGGCTACACGGCGGCCGACATCAACGGCGGTCCGGCACCGGGCTACTCGTCGGGTCAGGCACAGGCTGCGGCCGAACGTATCGCGGCGGAAACCTTGCCGCGCGGCGTCAAGTTCGAATGGACCGACCTCACGTACCAGCAGATCCTCGCAGGCAACGCCGGCTTGTGGGTGTTCCCGATCAGCGTGCTGCTCGTGTTCCTCGTGCTGGCCGCGCTGTATGAAAGCCTGACGCTGCCGCTGGCGGTGATCCTGATCGTGCCGATGAGCGTGCTGTCCGCGCTGACCGGCGTGTGGCTCACGCAGGGCGACAACAACATCTTCACGCAGATCGGCCTGATGGTGCTGGTGGGGCTGGCCTCGAAGAACGCGATCCTGATCGTCGAGTTCGCCCGTGAACTGGAACACGATGGCCACACGCCGCTGTCCGCCGCGATCGAGGCAAGCCGCATGCGGTTGCGTCCAATCCTGATGACGTCGATCGCCTTCATCATGGGTGTGGTGCCGCTGGTGCTGTCGTCGGGTGCCGGTTCGGAAATGCGTCACGCGATGGGCATCGCAGTGTTCTTCGGGATGCTGGGCGTCACGCTGTTCGGCCTGATGTTGACGCCGGTCTTCTACGTCGTGCTGCGCACGCTGGCAGGCGGAACGATACATGTGGCACAAAAAGATGCGCCGCACTACACCGGCGGCGGCATGCCGGCGGCGGACGCCTGA
- a CDS encoding efflux transporter outer membrane subunit produces the protein MKRFESMRGWGRAAASGLLFMLLAACSVEPTYKRPDAPVPAAFKEAPVIDAKDAGTWMPAQPADDAHRGEWWTVFGDATLNDLEKQAAAANQDLKAAAARVQQSRALQQSARAAWFPSIDAGFGPTRERLSPASQGLPQNADVPTQTLWRAQGTVAYEADLFGRVSSNVNAARADAQQSEALFRSVQLALQADVAQNYFQLRELDTDQDLYRRTVALREDTLKLVQQRFKEGDISELDVSRSKNELASARADAVGVARQRAASEHSLAILLGKAPADFSFPETPLALVTARVPAGLPSALLERRPDIAAAERAMAAANARVGLAKSAFFPKLDITGAFGFESATLGDLFMWSSRAFLLGPFAGTALTVPIFDGGRRQAGLDQARAKYDEDVAQYRQQVLVAFREVEDNLADLRLLDDQMREQNDAVNASERAAHLSRTQYQEGQVSYLDVIDGERQVLLSQLQASHLAGTQAVSTVNLIRALGGGWGDVKPDANSDQAANGTQQVAKQ, from the coding sequence ATGAAACGGTTTGAATCCATGCGCGGGTGGGGCCGCGCGGCAGCAAGCGGGCTGTTGTTCATGTTGCTGGCGGCCTGCTCGGTCGAGCCGACCTACAAACGTCCCGATGCACCCGTACCGGCGGCGTTCAAGGAAGCGCCGGTCATCGACGCGAAGGATGCGGGGACGTGGATGCCGGCGCAGCCCGCCGACGACGCGCACCGCGGCGAATGGTGGACGGTGTTCGGCGACGCGACGCTCAACGATCTGGAGAAGCAGGCTGCGGCGGCCAACCAGGACCTGAAGGCAGCAGCGGCGCGCGTGCAGCAGTCGCGCGCGTTGCAGCAGTCCGCGAGGGCGGCGTGGTTCCCATCGATCGATGCGGGGTTCGGGCCGACGCGTGAGCGTCTCTCGCCGGCATCGCAGGGCCTGCCGCAGAACGCGGATGTGCCGACGCAGACGCTCTGGCGCGCGCAGGGCACCGTCGCGTACGAGGCGGACCTGTTCGGTCGCGTCAGTTCGAACGTCAACGCAGCACGCGCCGATGCGCAACAAAGCGAGGCGCTGTTCCGCTCGGTGCAGCTTGCCTTGCAGGCGGATGTGGCGCAGAACTACTTCCAGCTGCGCGAGCTCGACACGGATCAGGATCTGTACCGTCGCACGGTGGCGCTGCGCGAGGATACGCTGAAGCTCGTCCAGCAGCGCTTCAAGGAAGGCGATATCAGCGAACTCGACGTATCGCGGTCGAAGAACGAACTGGCGAGCGCCCGTGCCGATGCAGTGGGTGTCGCGCGGCAGCGGGCGGCATCCGAGCATAGCCTTGCGATTCTGCTCGGCAAGGCGCCGGCGGACTTCTCGTTCCCCGAAACGCCGCTTGCACTCGTGACGGCGCGTGTGCCTGCTGGATTGCCGTCCGCGCTGCTCGAACGCCGGCCCGATATCGCGGCAGCCGAGCGTGCGATGGCGGCGGCGAATGCGCGCGTCGGTCTTGCGAAGTCGGCGTTCTTCCCGAAGCTCGATATCACCGGCGCGTTCGGGTTTGAGTCGGCGACGCTCGGCGACCTCTTCATGTGGTCGAGCCGTGCGTTCCTGCTCGGGCCGTTTGCAGGCACGGCGCTGACCGTGCCGATTTTCGATGGTGGCCGTCGTCAGGCCGGGCTCGATCAGGCGCGCGCGAAGTATGACGAAGATGTCGCGCAGTATCGTCAGCAGGTGCTCGTGGCGTTCCGCGAAGTCGAGGACAATCTGGCCGACCTGCGGCTGCTCGACGACCAGATGCGTGAGCAGAACGATGCGGTGAACGCGTCGGAGCGCGCGGCGCATCTGTCGCGCACCCAGTATCAGGAAGGGCAGGTGAGCTATCTCGACGTGATCGACGGCGAGCGGCAGGTGCTGCTGTCGCAACTGCAGGCGAGCCATCTTGCGGGCACGCAGGCGGTGTCGACGGTCAACCTGATTCGCGCGCTTGGCGGCGGTTGGGGCGACGTGAAGCCTGACGCGAACTCCGACCAGGCAGCAAACGGGACGCAGCAGGTCGCGAAGCAATAG
- a CDS encoding Nramp family divalent metal transporter, with the protein MPFKLPTTATAPFCPSEVKGSVFVPQGAPFWKKILQFAGPGLLISIGYMDPGNWATDIEAGSRYGYNLLFVVMLSSLAAMVLQCLCMRLGIVTGQDLAMLSRARYSPNVARVQWFLAEISIVACDLAEVLGGALAFHLLLGCSLTTGVILTAFDTLIVLGLQGKNFRSLEAIILGLIATIGLGYIVQLILVKPHWPAVAQGLIPSWHAVGEREPLYLAIGILGATVMPHNLYLHSSIVQTRVVKRDKPSIASAIGLSRIDTIVSLLLAMLINAAILILAAAAFNATGHNQVTEIEDAYKLLTPIVGGGLAAVLFAVTLLASGQSSTFTGTVAGQVIMEGFLNLKIPCWQRRFITRALALIPALIGVSMLGNGAVGTLLVASQVALSLQLPFALYPLIRMTNDRNLMGDFANRLPTRLLAWMLFGVISAANLWLVAQTFGLFS; encoded by the coding sequence TTGCCATTCAAACTACCCACCACTGCTACCGCGCCGTTCTGCCCGTCCGAGGTCAAGGGCTCAGTGTTCGTACCGCAAGGCGCGCCCTTCTGGAAGAAGATCCTTCAGTTCGCGGGCCCGGGCCTGCTGATTTCGATCGGCTACATGGACCCGGGCAACTGGGCGACTGACATCGAGGCCGGCTCCCGCTACGGTTACAACCTGCTGTTCGTGGTGATGCTGTCGAGCCTCGCGGCTATGGTGCTGCAGTGCCTGTGCATGCGGCTTGGCATCGTGACAGGGCAGGATCTGGCGATGCTGTCGCGCGCGCGTTATTCGCCCAATGTCGCGCGGGTGCAATGGTTTCTGGCGGAGATATCGATTGTCGCGTGCGATCTCGCTGAAGTGCTGGGCGGTGCGCTGGCGTTTCACCTGCTGCTGGGTTGCTCGCTGACCACCGGCGTGATCCTGACGGCGTTCGACACGCTGATCGTGCTCGGTTTGCAGGGCAAGAATTTCCGCTCCCTCGAAGCAATCATTCTCGGCCTGATCGCCACGATCGGACTTGGCTATATCGTCCAGCTCATTCTCGTGAAGCCGCACTGGCCGGCGGTCGCGCAGGGGCTCATTCCGTCCTGGCACGCAGTCGGCGAGCGCGAACCGCTGTATCTGGCGATCGGCATCCTCGGCGCCACCGTCATGCCGCACAACTTGTATCTGCATTCGTCGATAGTCCAGACGCGCGTGGTGAAGCGCGACAAGCCGAGCATCGCGTCGGCGATCGGGCTGTCGCGGATCGATACGATCGTTTCGCTGCTGCTCGCAATGCTGATCAACGCAGCAATCCTGATTCTCGCCGCCGCGGCGTTCAATGCGACCGGCCACAATCAGGTCACCGAGATCGAGGACGCCTACAAGCTGCTCACGCCGATCGTCGGCGGCGGCCTGGCCGCAGTGCTGTTTGCCGTCACGCTGCTGGCGTCGGGACAGAGTTCGACGTTCACCGGCACCGTGGCGGGGCAGGTCATCATGGAAGGATTCCTGAACCTGAAGATTCCCTGCTGGCAGCGCCGCTTCATCACGCGTGCGCTGGCGTTGATACCCGCGTTGATCGGTGTGTCGATGTTGGGCAACGGTGCGGTGGGCACACTGCTGGTGGCAAGCCAGGTGGCGCTGAGCCTGCAACTGCCGTTCGCGCTCTATCCGCTGATCCGTATGACGAACGATCGCAACCTGATGGGCGACTTTGCCAACCGGTTGCCGACAAGGCTGCTCGCCTGGATGCTCTTCGGCGTGATCAGCGCGGCGAACCTGTGGCTCGTGGCGCAGACATTCGGATTGTTCAGTTAA
- the flhC gene encoding flagellar transcriptional regulator FlhC yields MLKRSLTEDAQEVFRAIALIELGARMQVLESELTLSRDRMIRLYREVKGVSPPKGMLPFSADWYMTWLANIHASLFYNTYLFLKKEARCSHLDALTKGYRLYLEHCQHSDTDPVLDLTRAWTLVRFFDADILQLTPCCRCSGKFVAHRHDLQRNVVCGACQPPSRAGKTKKAAAAAKQEALQVAEAA; encoded by the coding sequence ATGCTCAAGCGAAGCCTGACGGAAGACGCACAGGAAGTATTCCGCGCCATCGCGCTGATCGAACTCGGCGCGCGCATGCAGGTGCTCGAAAGTGAACTGACGCTTTCGCGCGACCGCATGATCCGCCTGTATCGCGAGGTCAAGGGCGTATCGCCGCCGAAGGGCATGCTGCCCTTCTCGGCCGACTGGTACATGACCTGGCTCGCGAACATTCACGCTTCATTGTTCTATAACACCTATCTATTCCTGAAGAAGGAAGCGCGTTGCTCGCATCTTGATGCGCTGACGAAGGGCTATCGCCTGTATCTGGAGCATTGCCAGCACAGCGATACGGATCCGGTACTGGATCTGACGCGCGCGTGGACCCTCGTGCGTTTCTTCGACGCCGATATCCTGCAACTCACGCCTTGCTGCCGTTGCAGCGGCAAGTTTGTGGCGCACCGGCACGATCTGCAGCGCAATGTCGTGTGTGGCGCCTGCCAGCCGCCGTCTCGCGCTGGCAAGACGAAAAAGGCCGCGGCTGCCGCGAAGCAGGAAGCATTGCAGGTCGCCGAAGCGGCTTGA
- the flhD gene encoding flagellar transcriptional regulator FlhD yields the protein MDRSSETLDSIREINLSYIMLAQRMLREDKPVGMFRLGLSSELADLLAGLSLAQIVKLAASDQLLCFFRFNDHTMLSALTQTAKHAEVAPTHAAILLAGQPAEQFA from the coding sequence ATGGACCGCAGCAGCGAGACGCTGGATTCAATCCGCGAGATCAATTTGTCTTACATCATGCTTGCGCAACGTATGTTGCGCGAGGACAAGCCAGTCGGGATGTTCCGGTTGGGACTGTCGTCGGAACTGGCCGATCTGCTTGCCGGTCTGTCGCTCGCGCAGATCGTCAAGCTGGCCGCTTCCGATCAGCTTTTATGCTTCTTCCGCTTCAATGACCACACGATGCTGTCGGCGTTGACGCAAACCGCGAAACACGCGGAAGTAGCGCCGACCCACGCGGCTATCCTGCTTGCAGGACAGCCCGCAGAGCAGTTCGCATAA